Proteins encoded within one genomic window of Ideonella dechloratans:
- a CDS encoding N-6 DNA methylase, producing MLDTDTKRRIDSCRDILVGKVPDPKSQVEQITIALIYKFMDDMDAQSEEFGGKRSFFVNGFEKYSWSKLLAPSMGGQDTLNLYSEAIGKMTENTHLPALFRDIFKNAYLPYRDPETLKAFLKEIDGFSYDHSERLGDAFEYLLSVLGSQGDAGQFRTPRHIIDFIVRVINPQKHERILDPACGTAGFLISAWKYILDQNKAHKPGDKLTPDERNKLAANIHGYDISPDMVRLSLVNLYLHGFTNPHVDEYDTLTSEDKWNEHADVILANPPFMSPKGGIKPHKRFSIQATRSEVLFVDYIHEHLSPNGRSGIIVPEGIIFQTGTAYKALRKLLVQNSLVAVVSLPAGVFQPYSGVKTSILILDKRLAKQTNKVLFVKVGNDGFALGAQRRPTDHDDLPAAEQALTAFFSNPAGFEGNDMAQIVDRENIVKNADVSFSADRYVKALVENHRYDIVRAGELMRLGVETLDPRVFPNENFELWSIPAFDKGAPEIAVGASIGSAKKVVKAGDVLLSRIVPHIRRAWVVEDSKNKLRQIASTEWIVFSSERVIPEYLRQLLVSDQFHESFMRTVTGVGGSLSRANPKAVAEIQFPLPPIEVQREIVAEIQGHQQRIKYLEREIAECAQLIRDSIDRVWKS from the coding sequence ATGCTGGATACCGACACCAAACGCCGAATCGACTCTTGCCGCGACATCCTCGTCGGCAAGGTGCCTGACCCCAAGAGTCAGGTCGAGCAGATCACCATCGCGCTGATCTACAAGTTCATGGACGACATGGATGCCCAGTCCGAAGAGTTCGGTGGTAAGCGCAGTTTCTTCGTCAATGGCTTCGAGAAGTACAGCTGGAGCAAGCTGCTGGCGCCCAGCATGGGCGGCCAGGACACGCTGAACCTCTACTCCGAGGCCATTGGCAAGATGACCGAGAACACGCACCTGCCGGCGTTGTTCCGCGACATCTTCAAGAACGCCTACCTGCCTTACCGCGATCCGGAAACGCTAAAAGCGTTTTTGAAAGAGATCGACGGCTTTTCCTACGACCATTCCGAGCGGCTGGGCGACGCTTTCGAGTACCTGCTGTCGGTGCTGGGCAGCCAGGGCGATGCGGGCCAGTTCCGTACGCCGCGACACATCATTGACTTCATCGTCCGGGTCATCAATCCGCAGAAGCACGAGCGCATCCTCGACCCCGCCTGCGGCACCGCTGGCTTTCTGATCTCGGCCTGGAAATACATCCTGGACCAGAACAAAGCGCACAAACCGGGCGACAAACTCACACCGGACGAGCGCAACAAGCTGGCCGCAAACATCCATGGTTATGACATTTCACCGGATATGGTGCGCCTGTCCCTGGTGAATCTCTACCTGCACGGCTTCACCAACCCGCACGTGGATGAGTACGACACGCTCACCAGCGAAGATAAATGGAACGAACACGCGGACGTGATCCTTGCCAATCCACCCTTCATGTCACCGAAGGGCGGCATCAAGCCGCACAAGCGCTTTTCCATTCAGGCCACACGCTCGGAAGTGCTGTTTGTCGATTACATCCACGAGCACCTGAGCCCAAACGGACGCTCCGGCATCATCGTGCCAGAAGGCATCATTTTCCAGACGGGCACAGCTTACAAGGCATTGCGCAAGCTCTTGGTGCAAAACTCCTTGGTGGCCGTCGTCTCGCTGCCCGCCGGTGTGTTCCAGCCCTATAGCGGCGTCAAAACCTCCATCCTGATTCTGGACAAGCGGCTGGCCAAACAGACAAACAAGGTGTTGTTCGTAAAAGTTGGCAATGATGGCTTTGCGTTAGGCGCTCAGCGTCGTCCGACTGATCATGATGATCTCCCAGCCGCTGAGCAGGCTTTGACAGCGTTCTTTTCAAATCCTGCAGGTTTTGAAGGGAACGATATGGCGCAGATCGTGGATCGGGAAAATATTGTTAAAAACGCAGATGTTAGTTTTAGTGCCGATCGTTATGTCAAAGCTTTAGTAGAAAATCACAGGTACGACATAGTTAGAGCCGGCGAGCTAATGCGGCTGGGTGTTGAGACGCTAGACCCTCGTGTCTTTCCGAACGAAAATTTTGAGCTTTGGAGCATTCCGGCATTTGATAAAGGGGCACCAGAGATTGCTGTTGGCGCATCGATTGGCTCTGCAAAGAAAGTTGTCAAGGCTGGTGATGTGCTTCTCTCAAGAATCGTTCCTCACATTAGAAGGGCATGGGTGGTAGAGGATAGCAAGAACAAACTCCGCCAAATTGCTTCTACGGAATGGATTGTCTTCTCTAGCGAACGAGTAATACCAGAATACTTGCGACAGCTACTTGTATCTGATCAGTTCCATGAAAGTTTTATGAGGACTGTGACGGGGGTTGGGGGATCTCTTTCTAGAGCCAACCCAAAAGCGGTGGCTGAAATACAATTTCCCCTCCCTCCAATTGAAGTGCAGCGCGAGATCGTGGCCGAAATCCAGGGGCACCAGCAACGGATCAAATACTTGGAAAGAGAGATAGCAGAGTGTGCGCAGTTAATTAGAGACTCCATAGATCGGGTCTGGAAGAGCTGA
- a CDS encoding TrlF family AAA-like ATPase, with protein sequence MSQPWPYPGARWWKFDFHTHTPASKDTSAWQAAIGTPVELTPQKWLLKYMAAGIDCVAVTDHNTGEWIDSLKAAYAQMKREADAGTPPDGFRELHLFPGVEISVQGGFHLLAIFDPSATSQTISDLLARVDYQGTRGDSDGVTRIGAAQVVERILAAGGLAIPAHVEGDKGLLQVEPGTRKCVMDANTVKAVLQEPGILALEWTASSSPVPMVLDELKLRFASVAGSDCHSFQGTAVPGSRYTWIKMARPSLVGLRLALLDGQEVSVKRSDESNGFAPFNTPEHFIESIEIRDARYMGRGRTSASLPLNPYFNALIGGRGTGKSTIVHALRLAYRREKELSSSSEAGQTFKRFNQVARSRNDEGGLRAETSLCVQVQRDGMPYRLIWRQDGQGHAVEEWDAATGSFKPSASQAVTEQRFPVRLFSQGQIAALAGDSQQALLKVIDDAASTQSQQAAFEEAKRAFLAARAQMRELDGKLQGREALTLALQDIQRKLARFEGADHAALLKNYQRTNRQSRELERQFEASAELATRLKALADDLLAEDLPEGLFDTVEDGPALSIVQALHAAIAKAQQDVERAANVLQERGQVLRGELEASPWLARIDAAKTAYEQLKADLQQQGVSDPSEYGRLVQEKQRLEIELKKLEALQKQHTELREKAKSLLEQVQSARRAISAQRSAFLQATLQGNPFVRIELIPYSRDAQSIERSLREVLGAAEGRYVDDLYQEQEGASPKGLVADLLGTVDLVEQPGVWDTAAFEQALLTQKKRLSQAGRGQAEFGGWFNKFLKAEADKRPEFIDHILCWFPEDGLQVEYSRKGDGRDFQSIGQASAGQRAAAMLAFLLAHGNEPLVLDQPEDDLDNHLIYGLVVQQIRSNKLRRQLIIVTHNPNIVVNGDAELIHVLDFNHQCHVKQTGSLQDQAMRREVCQVMEGGEEAFERRYQRLGKEA encoded by the coding sequence ATGAGCCAACCCTGGCCTTACCCCGGCGCACGCTGGTGGAAGTTCGATTTCCATACCCACACGCCGGCCTCCAAGGACACGAGCGCCTGGCAGGCTGCCATCGGCACGCCCGTTGAGCTGACACCACAAAAATGGCTGCTCAAGTACATGGCCGCCGGGATCGACTGCGTAGCCGTTACCGATCACAACACCGGCGAGTGGATCGACTCGCTCAAGGCGGCCTATGCGCAGATGAAGCGCGAGGCCGACGCCGGCACGCCACCTGACGGGTTCCGTGAGCTACACCTGTTCCCAGGGGTAGAAATCTCGGTGCAAGGCGGCTTTCATCTGCTCGCAATCTTCGACCCGTCCGCCACCAGTCAGACCATCAGCGATCTGCTGGCAAGGGTGGACTACCAAGGCACGCGCGGCGACAGCGATGGCGTCACCCGCATCGGCGCCGCCCAAGTGGTGGAGCGCATTCTGGCGGCGGGCGGCCTGGCCATTCCGGCACACGTCGAAGGCGACAAGGGGCTGCTACAGGTCGAGCCTGGTACGCGAAAATGCGTGATGGATGCCAACACGGTTAAGGCGGTCTTGCAGGAACCCGGCATCCTGGCGCTGGAGTGGACTGCCTCCTCCAGCCCCGTGCCCATGGTCCTGGATGAACTGAAACTGCGATTTGCCAGCGTGGCGGGCAGCGATTGCCACAGCTTCCAAGGTACGGCTGTTCCCGGTTCGCGCTACACCTGGATCAAGATGGCCCGGCCTAGTCTGGTGGGCTTGCGCCTTGCATTGCTCGATGGGCAGGAGGTGTCGGTCAAGCGCAGTGATGAGAGCAACGGCTTTGCGCCGTTCAATACGCCCGAGCATTTCATCGAATCGATTGAAATCCGCGACGCACGTTACATGGGGCGTGGCAGAACGTCTGCCAGTTTGCCGCTCAACCCCTACTTCAATGCTTTGATCGGTGGACGCGGCACCGGCAAATCGACCATCGTGCATGCCCTGCGCCTGGCCTATCGCCGTGAGAAGGAGCTGTCGTCCAGCTCGGAAGCAGGACAGACCTTCAAGCGTTTCAATCAGGTTGCCAGGAGCCGCAATGACGAAGGTGGCCTGCGGGCGGAAACCAGCCTCTGTGTGCAAGTGCAGCGTGATGGCATGCCCTATCGCCTGATCTGGCGGCAGGATGGCCAGGGCCACGCGGTGGAGGAATGGGACGCCGCTACGGGCAGTTTCAAGCCTTCGGCCAGCCAGGCCGTCACCGAGCAACGCTTTCCGGTGCGCCTGTTCAGCCAGGGGCAGATCGCCGCGTTGGCCGGCGACAGCCAGCAAGCCCTGCTCAAGGTGATCGACGATGCTGCGAGCACGCAGTCGCAGCAAGCCGCTTTCGAGGAGGCCAAGCGTGCCTTCCTGGCCGCACGGGCGCAGATGCGCGAGCTGGACGGCAAGCTGCAAGGGCGTGAGGCGTTGACGCTGGCCCTGCAAGATATTCAGCGCAAGCTGGCCCGCTTCGAGGGCGCCGATCATGCCGCTCTGCTGAAAAACTATCAGCGCACCAACCGGCAAAGCCGCGAGCTGGAACGCCAGTTCGAAGCCTCCGCCGAACTGGCAACCCGCTTGAAAGCACTTGCCGACGATCTGTTGGCGGAAGACTTGCCTGAAGGCTTGTTCGATACTGTCGAGGACGGCCCGGCACTGAGCATTGTTCAGGCGCTGCACGCCGCCATCGCCAAGGCGCAGCAGGACGTCGAGCGCGCGGCAAACGTGCTGCAGGAGCGTGGGCAAGTCCTGAGAGGTGAGCTGGAGGCCTCGCCCTGGCTTGCGCGGATCGACGCGGCCAAGACGGCTTACGAGCAGCTCAAGGCCGACTTGCAGCAACAAGGCGTCAGCGACCCCAGTGAGTACGGCCGTCTGGTGCAAGAAAAGCAGCGCCTGGAAATCGAGCTGAAGAAGCTGGAAGCCTTGCAGAAGCAGCACACCGAGTTGCGCGAGAAGGCCAAGTCGTTGCTGGAACAGGTGCAATCCGCCCGCCGCGCAATCAGCGCCCAACGAAGCGCATTTCTGCAGGCAACGCTGCAAGGCAATCCCTTTGTGCGCATCGAGCTGATCCCGTACAGCCGGGATGCGCAGAGCATCGAGCGCTCCTTGCGGGAGGTGCTTGGGGCCGCGGAAGGCCGGTACGTGGACGACCTGTATCAGGAGCAAGAGGGGGCATCCCCCAAAGGGCTCGTGGCCGATCTGCTGGGCACGGTTGATCTGGTCGAGCAGCCGGGCGTATGGGACACGGCGGCCTTCGAGCAGGCGCTATTGACGCAGAAGAAACGCCTGTCGCAAGCCGGTCGCGGGCAGGCGGAGTTTGGCGGCTGGTTCAATAAATTCCTGAAGGCGGAAGCCGACAAGCGCCCGGAGTTCATCGATCACATTTTGTGCTGGTTCCCCGAAGATGGTTTGCAGGTGGAATACAGCCGCAAGGGTGACGGGCGGGACTTTCAGTCCATTGGCCAGGCTTCCGCCGGGCAGCGCGCGGCGGCCATGCTGGCCTTCCTGCTGGCGCACGGCAACGAGCCACTGGTGCTCGACCAGCCAGAAGATGACCTGGATAACCACCTGATCTACGGATTGGTCGTGCAACAAATCCGCAGCAACAAGCTGCGCCGTCAGCTCATCATCGTGACCCACAACCCCAACATCGTGGTCAATGGCGATGCGGAGTTGATCCACGTACTGGACTTCAATCACCAGTGCCATGTGAAGCAAACCGGCTCTTTGCAGGATCAGGCCATGCGCCGCGAAGTCTGCCAAGTGATGGAAGGCGGAGAAGAAGCGTTTGAACGGCGTTACCAACGCCTGGGAAAAGAGGCTTGA